In Comamonas sp. lk, the following proteins share a genomic window:
- the rlmB gene encoding 23S rRNA (guanosine(2251)-2'-O)-methyltransferase RlmB has product MSSPKVLFGFHAVGVRLKTAPKSIIEVYFEASRRDARMRQFLDRAKEAGVRLIEADSLRIAKLAGSHGHQGVAARVEEVKDTRTLDELLDDLEEAGVKAPLLLVIDGVTDPHNLGACLRVADGAGVHAVIAPKDHAAGINATVAKVASGAAETVPYFMVTNLARTLNELKDRGIWIIGTSGDADKHLYQMDLTGPTALVLGAEGDGMRQLTRKTCDALVSIPMQGAVESLNVSVASGVCLYEALRQRLGHGLAAAPKV; this is encoded by the coding sequence ATGTCGTCTCCCAAAGTTCTGTTCGGCTTTCACGCCGTTGGCGTGCGTCTGAAGACCGCCCCCAAATCCATCATCGAGGTTTACTTCGAAGCCTCGCGCCGTGATGCGCGCATGCGTCAGTTTCTGGATCGCGCCAAGGAGGCCGGTGTTCGTCTGATCGAAGCCGATTCCCTGCGCATCGCCAAGCTGGCGGGCTCCCACGGCCACCAGGGCGTGGCCGCGCGCGTGGAGGAAGTCAAGGACACTCGCACGCTGGACGAGCTGCTGGACGATCTGGAAGAAGCCGGCGTCAAGGCGCCGCTGTTGCTGGTGATCGACGGCGTGACCGATCCTCACAATCTGGGTGCCTGCCTGCGCGTGGCCGACGGTGCCGGCGTGCATGCCGTGATCGCCCCCAAGGACCATGCGGCCGGCATCAATGCCACCGTGGCCAAGGTGGCCAGCGGCGCGGCCGAGACCGTGCCTTACTTCATGGTGACCAATCTGGCGCGCACGCTCAATGAGCTCAAGGATCGCGGCATCTGGATCATCGGTACCAGCGGCGATGCCGACAAACACCTCTACCAGATGGATCTGACCGGTCCCACGGCTTTGGTGCTGGGCGCCGAGGGCGATGGCATGCGCCAGCTGACGCGAAAGACCTGCGATGCTCTGGTGAGCATTCCCATGCAAGGCGCGGTCGAGAGCCTGAACGTCTCCGTGGCCAGCGGCGTGTGCCTGTATGAAGCTCTGCGCCAGCGTCTGGGCCACGGCCTTGCTGCTGCTCCCAAGGTCTGA
- the sstT gene encoding serine/threonine transporter SstT, translating into MLNALLDWLNRTSLVLQIVIALVAGVLVAWLWPAAAQPASMLGTLFISALKAVAPVLVFVLVIAAIGNHRPGQQTQIKPVLWLYVLGTLAAACVGVAASVLFPSVIHFREAPVTQGVPGEIGQVLMNVVHSAVDNPVRALMEANYIGVLAWAVALGTALRHASQSTRTMIEDLGNALTRVIQGVIRLAPLGIFGLVVATFSSGGTSALWDYAHLLLVLVGSMAFVALVVNPLIVWTQIRRNPYPLVLTCLRESALTAFFTRSSAANIPVNLALAKRLQLDEETYSISIPLGATINMAGAAVTISVLSLAAAHTLGIAVDIPTAILLCIVASVCACGASGVAGGSLLLIPLACSLFGISNDVAMQVVGVGYVIGVIQDSTETALNSSTDVLFTAAASRAAQRKLGQAVPQL; encoded by the coding sequence ATGCTCAACGCCTTGCTTGATTGGCTCAACCGTACCAGCCTGGTGCTGCAGATCGTGATTGCCCTGGTGGCCGGGGTGCTGGTCGCCTGGCTGTGGCCGGCCGCCGCTCAGCCTGCATCCATGCTGGGCACGCTGTTCATCTCTGCCCTCAAGGCCGTGGCACCGGTGCTGGTGTTCGTGCTGGTGATTGCCGCCATAGGCAACCACCGCCCGGGTCAGCAAACCCAGATCAAGCCCGTGCTGTGGCTGTATGTGCTGGGCACGCTTGCCGCCGCCTGCGTGGGCGTGGCCGCCAGCGTGCTGTTTCCCTCGGTCATTCATTTCCGCGAAGCCCCGGTGACGCAAGGCGTGCCCGGAGAAATCGGCCAGGTGCTGATGAATGTGGTGCATAGCGCCGTTGACAATCCGGTGCGCGCGCTGATGGAGGCCAACTACATCGGCGTGCTGGCCTGGGCTGTTGCCCTGGGCACGGCATTGCGACATGCCAGCCAGAGCACTCGCACCATGATCGAGGATCTGGGCAACGCCCTCACCCGCGTGATCCAGGGCGTGATCCGTCTGGCACCGCTGGGTATTTTCGGCTTGGTGGTGGCCACCTTCTCTTCGGGCGGCACAAGCGCTCTCTGGGATTACGCCCATTTGCTGCTGGTGCTGGTGGGCTCCATGGCGTTTGTGGCCCTGGTGGTCAACCCCCTCATTGTGTGGACGCAAATCCGCCGCAACCCCTACCCGCTGGTGCTGACCTGCTTGCGCGAAAGCGCGCTGACGGCCTTCTTCACCCGCAGCTCGGCAGCCAATATTCCGGTGAATCTGGCGCTGGCCAAGCGCCTGCAGCTGGACGAGGAAACCTATAGCATCTCCATCCCCCTGGGCGCCACCATCAACATGGCCGGTGCGGCCGTCACCATCAGCGTGCTGTCGCTGGCGGCGGCCCACACGCTGGGCATTGCGGTGGATATTCCCACCGCCATCTTGCTGTGCATCGTGGCTTCGGTCTGCGCCTGCGGCGCCTCCGGCGTGGCGGGCGGCTCGCTGCTGCTGATCCCGCTGGCCTGCAGCTTGTTCGGCATCTCCAACGACGTGGCCATGCAGGTCGTGGGCGTGGGTTATGTGATTGGCGTGATCCAGGATTCCACCGAAACCGCGTTGAACTCCTCCACCGACGTGCTGTTCACGGCCGCTGCCAGCCGCGCTGCCCAACGCAAGCTGGGACAGGCCGTTCCGCAACTCTGA